Proteins encoded in a region of the Paenibacillus pedocola genome:
- a CDS encoding ABC transporter permease → MFLALKELKHNKTRFLMIAVIFVLISWLVFVLSGLGNGLSTLAASTFKTMKADYVVFEQGSKASMSKSLLSNELTAKLTEMPNVSAVSPMGTIMASAVKGNSAANEDKVDIAIIGIDPGSFLEPAIIEGVGLNSNNLTKVIVNKTMKDEGFKLGDTFKLDGSTESLTIAGFVQNQTYNHVSAVFIPIAEWRKLAFAAPGSDKGVTEPVNAIMLQGKNIDPKAINEELAGTETVTRAAAVQGMPGYKEENGTIMMMLAFLLTISAFVLGVFFYVFTLQKTNQFGIMKAIGAKNGFLGKAVVSQVFVLSLSSIIVGIILTYGTAAIMPKGMPFMLETKLVLTYSIILVVISLLSSLVSVRMISKIDPLKALGRVE, encoded by the coding sequence ATGTTCTTGGCATTGAAGGAATTGAAACACAACAAAACAAGGTTCTTGATGATTGCAGTCATTTTTGTGCTTATTTCTTGGTTGGTATTTGTTTTATCGGGTTTGGGGAATGGATTATCTACACTGGCGGCGTCGACGTTTAAAACCATGAAGGCCGATTATGTGGTTTTTGAACAAGGATCGAAAGCGTCAATGAGTAAATCCTTATTGTCAAATGAGCTGACCGCGAAATTAACAGAAATGCCGAATGTTAGTGCCGTTTCTCCAATGGGTACCATCATGGCATCGGCAGTCAAAGGAAATAGTGCAGCCAATGAGGATAAAGTAGATATAGCTATTATTGGTATTGATCCGGGAAGCTTTTTAGAGCCGGCGATTATTGAAGGTGTGGGACTGAATTCCAATAATCTGACGAAAGTTATTGTTAATAAGACCATGAAAGATGAGGGATTTAAACTTGGTGACACCTTCAAGCTGGATGGTTCAACGGAATCATTGACTATTGCCGGTTTTGTCCAAAATCAGACTTACAACCATGTATCAGCTGTTTTCATACCTATTGCAGAGTGGCGAAAACTTGCGTTTGCAGCACCAGGCTCAGACAAAGGGGTCACGGAACCAGTCAATGCAATTATGCTTCAAGGTAAGAATATTGACCCTAAGGCCATCAATGAAGAATTGGCGGGGACCGAAACGGTTACTCGTGCAGCAGCTGTGCAGGGAATGCCCGGTTACAAAGAAGAGAATGGCACAATCATGATGATGCTTGCGTTCCTGCTTACGATCTCGGCATTCGTACTTGGTGTGTTCTTCTATGTATTTACATTGCAGAAGACTAACCAGTTCGGAATTATGAAGGCTATCGGAGCTAAGAATGGGTTCTTGGGCAAAGCCGTCGTCTCACAGGTGTTTGTTTTGTCGCTCTCTAGCATTATCGTTGGCATTATCCTAACGTATGGGACAGCGGCAATCATGCCAAAAGGCATGCCGTTTATGCTTGAAACAAAGCTGGTATTGACGTATTCCATCATTTTGGTAGTGATTTCCTTGCTTAGTTCCTTGGTGTCGGTACGCATGATTTCGAAAATTGATCCGCTTAAAGCGCTTGGGAGGGTTGAATAA
- a CDS encoding ABC1 kinase family protein, translated as MIFKFAWDFWWLGRQKHFITGRRLEAKTKALYRKQATYFTKTAMDMGGLIIKLGQHVSAQVDILPKEIIDELSKLQDSVDSVDFSEIQQKVESELGASISEIFAEFSPAPIAAASLGQVHRATLRTGEEVAVKVMRPGVEDIIAIDSKSIQIAIRLLKRWTKIRDFMDLDAVYDEFHETVMEELDYQKEGRNAEDFQLQFIHRDDVVVPAIHWSYTTSKVLTMEFLEGVKINNFAQLDAWGVDRTKLAKSLIEIFVEQILLEGFFHADPHPGNVLVQPDGTIALIDFGMVGRIAGDMKAQMVALLMAVYLKDAHGAIDALTRLRFLRRNVDLEVFSRNLTSLFKQINGDTFDLSFVTSGDNAEELRDFLYSQPFQLPANTTFLGKAIGTVYGLCTGLDPELDLIGTVKPYVEEVVRSDLRGSVFSNVVDEGKNLLKGILPTTKKFISAVDKLDSGNLRVKLSSSFEKKLIDTQNRNTGRIIATIIGAVCLLTATNMWNEVNHMVSYVLGTLGLIIMLSQLKVRERRRDVRHAKQMRAMREHNRFEKSKFNSHE; from the coding sequence ATGATTTTTAAGTTCGCCTGGGATTTCTGGTGGCTGGGCAGGCAAAAGCATTTTATTACGGGACGGCGCTTAGAAGCGAAAACAAAAGCCTTATACCGAAAACAGGCCACATATTTTACGAAGACCGCAATGGATATGGGTGGATTAATTATCAAGCTTGGGCAGCATGTGAGTGCACAAGTGGATATTTTGCCGAAGGAAATTATTGATGAATTGTCAAAGCTCCAGGATTCCGTAGATTCCGTAGATTTCTCCGAGATACAGCAAAAGGTAGAGAGTGAACTCGGAGCGTCCATTAGCGAGATTTTTGCTGAGTTTAGTCCAGCTCCCATCGCAGCGGCTTCCTTAGGACAGGTACATCGGGCGACATTACGGACAGGTGAAGAAGTCGCAGTAAAAGTAATGCGTCCCGGAGTCGAGGATATTATCGCCATTGATTCGAAATCCATACAAATTGCTATTCGGTTATTAAAACGCTGGACCAAGATCAGAGACTTCATGGACCTTGATGCTGTGTATGATGAGTTTCACGAAACCGTTATGGAAGAGCTCGATTATCAAAAAGAGGGACGAAATGCAGAGGATTTCCAGCTGCAGTTTATCCATCGGGATGATGTCGTCGTTCCAGCCATTCATTGGTCCTATACAACTTCAAAGGTTTTAACCATGGAGTTTCTGGAAGGTGTAAAAATCAACAATTTTGCCCAGCTTGATGCCTGGGGCGTGGATCGGACTAAATTAGCGAAGTCACTGATAGAAATCTTCGTAGAACAGATTCTATTAGAAGGCTTCTTTCACGCAGATCCGCATCCGGGAAATGTTCTCGTGCAGCCTGACGGCACCATAGCATTAATCGATTTTGGAATGGTCGGACGAATTGCCGGGGATATGAAGGCGCAGATGGTAGCCCTTCTAATGGCCGTGTATTTAAAGGATGCTCACGGCGCCATCGATGCCCTTACCCGTTTGAGATTTTTAAGACGGAATGTAGATTTAGAGGTATTTTCAAGGAATCTAACGTCATTATTTAAACAAATCAACGGGGATACGTTTGACCTCAGTTTTGTGACGTCAGGTGACAATGCTGAAGAATTACGGGATTTCCTCTACTCTCAGCCCTTTCAGTTACCTGCAAATACAACATTTTTGGGAAAAGCCATAGGCACGGTGTATGGTCTTTGTACTGGACTGGACCCTGAGCTTGATTTGATTGGGACCGTTAAGCCTTATGTTGAAGAGGTTGTGCGCAGTGATCTGCGGGGAAGTGTCTTTTCCAACGTGGTAGATGAAGGCAAGAATCTTCTAAAAGGAATCCTTCCTACGACCAAGAAGTTCATTTCGGCAGTAGATAAATTGGATAGCGGTAATTTACGGGTGAAACTATCAAGTTCCTTTGAGAAAAAATTGATAGATACGCAAAATAGGAATACAGGGCGGATTATTGCAACCATCATTGGAGCGGTATGCCTTCTGACTGCCACAAACATGTGGAATGAAGTGAATCATATGGTTTCTTATGTGCTCGGCACGTTGGGGCTGATCATTATGCTTAGCCAGCTCAAAGTGAGAGAACGCCGCCGTGATGTAAGACATGCAAAGCAGATGAGAGCTATGCGTGAACATAATCGGTTTGAAAAGTCGAAGTTTAATTCCCATGAATAA
- a CDS encoding VOC family protein: MNFASVRIITDDVDRLVEFYERVLGVSAERPAPVFAELVVPSCTLAIGHSQTAQLFGADSVVGANNRTVIIEFRVENIEAEYVRLKPFVENWVKEPTTMPWGNRSMLFRDPDGNLLNLFEPVTEDAIKRFKGRQ, translated from the coding sequence GTGAATTTTGCTTCTGTACGCATCATTACTGACGACGTGGATCGTCTCGTTGAGTTCTATGAGAGAGTATTGGGGGTTTCCGCGGAGCGACCTGCGCCTGTATTTGCCGAACTCGTTGTGCCATCTTGCACCCTTGCCATCGGCCACTCCCAGACGGCTCAGCTATTCGGAGCCGATTCCGTGGTGGGGGCTAATAATCGCACGGTCATTATTGAGTTCCGCGTCGAAAATATCGAAGCTGAATATGTGCGCTTGAAGCCATTTGTCGAAAATTGGGTAAAGGAACCGACTACGATGCCATGGGGGAACCGTTCTATGTTGTTCCGCGATCCCGACGGAAACCTTCTTAACCTCTTCGAACCGGTGACCGAGGATGCAATTAAACGGTTTAAAGGTAGACAATAA
- a CDS encoding AbrB/MazE/SpoVT family DNA-binding domain-containing protein — MMHQKKENSHGFGHGKVLGTTSMGERGQIVIPREAREELDIKPGEKFIVFGNKRKGAVILVKAEMFNKFADFFMSASKKFESMAQAIFDKNTAIPEDEDNEPEADEKGPEADAKE, encoded by the coding sequence ATGATGCATCAAAAAAAAGAAAATAGTCACGGATTCGGGCATGGCAAAGTGCTGGGAACAACCTCAATGGGTGAAAGAGGACAAATTGTGATTCCTAGAGAAGCAAGGGAAGAACTTGATATTAAGCCAGGTGAGAAATTCATCGTTTTCGGGAATAAGCGCAAGGGCGCCGTAATTCTGGTCAAAGCAGAAATGTTCAACAAATTTGCGGATTTCTTCATGAGTGCTTCTAAAAAGTTTGAAAGCATGGCCCAAGCGATCTTTGATAAAAACACTGCTATTCCTGAAGATGAGGATAATGAACCTGAGGCCGATGAAAAAGGACCTGAGGCTGACGCAAAAGAATGA
- a CDS encoding ABC transporter ATP-binding protein, which yields MTKGLQITGASKYYNEGMNRIPALDNVSINVQTGEFVAVVGPSGSGKSTFLSVAGALLKATEGEVILNGQDISKLSGNQLSDIRLREIGFIMQASNLVPYLNVLDQLLVVKRMSGKVSAADKAFAVKLLEELGLGAKLKSYPEELSGGEKQRNAIARALINDPNVILADEPTASLDTKRAHEVVSLIAHEVRTRHKAAIMVTHDDRMLTYCDKVYRMEDGKLSLAPAGRYV from the coding sequence ATGACTAAGGGATTGCAAATTACGGGGGCTTCAAAATATTACAATGAAGGAATGAACCGTATTCCAGCACTAGATAACGTATCCATAAATGTGCAAACAGGAGAGTTTGTTGCCGTAGTGGGACCATCCGGTTCGGGTAAAAGTACCTTCTTATCCGTTGCGGGTGCATTGCTTAAAGCCACTGAAGGAGAAGTTATATTAAATGGTCAGGATATATCGAAGCTGTCAGGCAACCAACTGTCCGACATCCGGTTGCGTGAGATTGGCTTCATCATGCAGGCTTCAAATTTGGTTCCATACCTGAATGTTCTTGATCAGTTGCTTGTGGTGAAGCGGATGTCAGGGAAGGTCAGTGCTGCAGACAAAGCTTTTGCCGTAAAATTGCTTGAAGAACTTGGGCTAGGCGCCAAGCTGAAGAGCTACCCGGAGGAGCTGTCCGGGGGCGAGAAACAGCGTAACGCTATTGCCCGGGCTTTAATTAACGATCCTAATGTTATATTGGCCGACGAGCCTACCGCAAGCCTTGATACCAAACGCGCCCATGAGGTTGTCTCCTTGATTGCCCATGAGGTGAGAACACGCCATAAAGCGGCGATTATGGTGACTCATGATGATCGGATGCTCACCTATTGCGATAAGGTATACCGGATGGAAGACGGTAAATTATCGTTGGCGCCGGCAGGAAGGTATGTATAG
- a CDS encoding TetR/AcrR family transcriptional regulator, producing MNKNKNEESIGSDLVDKVAEKPAKTLGRKRDHTRDAKILEATIDILAEAGFDGMTMDMVAARAKAGKATMYRRWSSKAELVRDALTWMNRNHLELDLLPDTGNLQSDLLALLKPQSIEEGERKLRVLAGLGSFFSQNPELVNGGIFEPWAVVNRELMHRAAGRGEISTHADIEMACQVITSMASYRGLVQRKTFDKHFYTSLIDVILLPALKNPSTSPNETE from the coding sequence ATGAATAAGAATAAAAATGAAGAGTCAATCGGATCCGATCTAGTTGACAAAGTAGCGGAAAAACCAGCGAAAACATTAGGCCGTAAACGAGATCACACGCGGGATGCTAAAATCCTGGAAGCGACAATCGACATCCTCGCCGAAGCCGGTTTTGATGGAATGACAATGGACATGGTCGCAGCTAGAGCGAAGGCCGGGAAGGCGACAATGTATCGCCGGTGGTCCTCCAAGGCAGAGTTAGTCCGAGATGCCTTGACCTGGATGAATCGAAATCATCTTGAGCTTGACCTCTTGCCCGATACGGGAAACTTGCAGAGTGATCTGCTCGCGCTATTGAAGCCGCAATCGATCGAAGAGGGTGAACGCAAACTTCGGGTACTCGCAGGTCTGGGCTCCTTTTTTTCGCAGAATCCGGAATTGGTTAACGGAGGGATTTTCGAACCGTGGGCTGTAGTGAATCGTGAGCTCATGCACCGGGCCGCCGGCCGCGGTGAAATCTCCACCCACGCGGACATTGAGATGGCTTGCCAGGTTATTACTTCAATGGCTTCTTATCGCGGACTCGTACAGCGCAAAACATTCGACAAGCATTTCTACACTTCGCTAATCGACGTTATCCTGCTCCCTGCCCTCAAAAATCCGTCAACGTCTCCAAATGAAACGGAATAA
- a CDS encoding TetR/AcrR family transcriptional regulator gives MGRKQAFTESELLDQTKQLLLQHGYEGFQLKLLSEKLVGARSTIYQYYANKDEIVAACMKRVMESVLRKTSAIDETDCMTALQNLLTVYLEEADFHQLLGDAHKINIANSVAAASDLEFIEQAHITLKNQLELLFVRAQEEGHLNTSLPLPVIIGVYFNLIETPNMLNMPTPEWSKLLYKMWLGGAGRD, from the coding sequence ATGGGGAGAAAGCAGGCTTTTACAGAATCGGAGTTGCTCGACCAGACCAAGCAGTTGCTCCTGCAACACGGATATGAGGGGTTTCAGCTTAAACTGTTATCAGAAAAACTGGTTGGGGCAAGAAGTACAATATACCAGTATTATGCCAATAAAGACGAGATCGTTGCTGCATGTATGAAGCGTGTAATGGAAAGTGTACTACGAAAAACGTCAGCGATTGATGAGACGGATTGTATGACCGCTCTTCAGAATCTGCTCACAGTGTATCTGGAAGAGGCTGATTTCCATCAATTGCTTGGTGACGCCCATAAAATAAATATAGCTAATTCTGTTGCGGCAGCGAGTGATCTTGAATTTATTGAGCAGGCCCATATCACTTTAAAGAATCAACTTGAGCTATTGTTTGTTCGTGCGCAGGAAGAGGGACACTTAAATACAAGCCTTCCACTTCCAGTCATCATAGGCGTCTATTTTAACCTTATTGAAACTCCTAATATGCTGAACATGCCTACACCTGAGTGGAGTAAGCTATTGTACAAAATGTGGCTGGGGGGAGCTGGAAGGGACTGA
- the pyk gene encoding pyruvate kinase — protein MRKTKIVCTIGPSSESPEMLRKLIQAGMNVARLNFAHGELDEHAERIRRIREAAKELNQYVAVLLDIKGPEIRIGKMASDYAELVAGESVVLTTEEVLGTKERIQITYKQLPQDVKPGSIILIDDGLIRLEVVRAEGSEITCLIKNGGKLKQRKGVNVPGIKTSLPGVTEKDIRHIKFGIEQNIDIIAQSFVRKAEDILEIKHILSEHKAGHIQVIAKIENDEGVENLDAILSVADGLMVARGDLGVDLPVEDVPLVQKDMIRKCNLAGKPVITATHMLESMQVNPRPTRAEAGDVANAIFDGTDSVMLSGESAAGKYPLESVETMARIAARAESVMGDYGRCSCNGDAAATDVTGAIGEAVARTALMLSAKAILALTESGFTARTIAKHKPAAPVIAVSTKESVLYALSLTWGVTPLLRSESASSTDAAVAAAVELAKSAGYVQDGDLVVITAGVPAGRTGTTNLLRVHKVGEAL, from the coding sequence ATGCGCAAAACTAAAATCGTCTGCACCATCGGTCCCTCCAGCGAAAGTCCCGAAATGCTCCGGAAGCTGATCCAAGCCGGTATGAACGTCGCCCGCCTGAACTTCGCCCATGGAGAGCTGGACGAGCACGCGGAGCGCATCCGCCGCATCCGGGAAGCAGCCAAGGAGCTGAACCAATATGTTGCCGTCCTGCTCGACATTAAAGGCCCGGAAATCCGCATCGGCAAAATGGCCTCGGACTACGCGGAGCTGGTAGCGGGTGAATCCGTGGTTCTAACCACCGAGGAAGTGCTCGGCACCAAGGAACGCATTCAAATCACCTACAAGCAGCTGCCCCAAGATGTGAAGCCCGGCAGTATCATCCTGATCGATGACGGTCTGATCCGTCTGGAGGTTGTAAGGGCTGAAGGCAGTGAGATCACTTGCCTCATCAAGAACGGCGGCAAGCTGAAGCAGCGTAAGGGCGTCAACGTTCCCGGCATCAAAACCAGCCTTCCCGGCGTAACCGAGAAGGACATCCGGCACATCAAGTTTGGCATTGAGCAGAACATCGACATCATCGCCCAATCCTTCGTCCGCAAAGCCGAAGACATCCTCGAGATTAAACATATCCTTAGCGAACACAAGGCCGGCCATATCCAAGTCATCGCCAAGATCGAAAATGACGAGGGCGTGGAGAATCTGGACGCCATCCTGAGCGTAGCCGACGGCCTGATGGTAGCCCGCGGCGACCTGGGCGTAGACCTGCCGGTGGAGGATGTGCCGCTGGTTCAGAAAGATATGATCAGGAAGTGCAACCTGGCCGGGAAACCGGTCATCACCGCAACTCACATGCTGGAGTCCATGCAGGTGAACCCGCGTCCGACCCGTGCGGAAGCGGGCGACGTTGCCAACGCCATCTTCGACGGCACTGATTCCGTCATGCTGTCCGGCGAATCCGCCGCAGGCAAGTACCCGCTGGAGTCCGTCGAGACCATGGCCCGCATCGCCGCCCGCGCCGAGTCGGTCATGGGAGATTACGGCCGCTGCAGCTGCAATGGTGACGCGGCTGCCACCGACGTAACCGGTGCCATCGGCGAAGCTGTTGCCCGCACGGCTCTCATGCTCTCCGCCAAGGCCATTCTCGCCCTGACCGAAAGCGGCTTTACCGCCCGGACCATCGCCAAGCACAAGCCGGCTGCACCGGTCATCGCCGTATCCACCAAGGAGAGCGTACTGTACGCCCTGTCCTTGACCTGGGGTGTAACCCCGCTGCTCCGCAGCGAGTCCGCTTCCAGCACAGACGCAGCCGTAGCAGCCGCCGTTGAACTGGCCAAGTCGGCCGGTTACGTACAAGACGGCGACCTGGTGGTCATCACTGCAGGTGTCCCTGCAGGCCGCACCGGAACCACCAACCTGCTGCGGGTTCACAAAGTAGGCGAAGCGCTCTAA